DNA sequence from the Prolixibacter sp. SD074 genome:
ATTTCAGGTCTTCCAACGTGGTTATCTATATCGCCGAGATTCCGTTCTCATCGGTTCTCACTTTGTATACCTCTTCTACCGGCGAAACAATCACCATTCCATCTCCCCGGTAACCGGTCCGGCCATTCTTTCGAATAAGCTCCACCATCTCAGATACGCGTTCTTTTTCGACCAGGATTTCCAGTTTGACCACGCGATAGGCTTCAGCAAAAGGGTATTTACTGCTGATATGCTCATGTTCCTGGTCGGCATATCGGCCGGTTCCTTCACACTCCATCATCGTCATGCTGTGGAAACCGTTCTTCTCCAATGCGTGATAAACTTCTTCCATTTTCCGGTAGCGGATATATGCTTTGACAAGTCTCATAATTTCATGCTTTTACTTTGAGAATGAATACCAAAATACTACCTGATAGCGTCGCGGGTTTCGCCGCAGGTCAACATGTCCGAACCAAAATACGGGTTGCGGATATCGGCCGATTCGCTCAACCAAAAAGCTCCTTTGTTATTTAGCGCCATTGGGCAGAACTGGTAATAGGCAGTTACGCCTGTCAGGCCGAACCGTTTCACACTTTCGTAGAAAGCTTTGTTAAAGTTTGCAAAAGCTGCTTTCTGCTCATCCGGTTTTACCGTCGACGCTATTTTGGCAATGTTGGGCTTCATCACGTTCAATTGCTTCATCCATTCAACATGGTTGTCTCCTTTCAACTCTTCCATATTAACTTTTCCCAACGCGGACTGAACCGCTT
Encoded proteins:
- a CDS encoding P-II family nitrogen regulator, with protein sequence MRLVKAYIRYRKMEEVYHALEKNGFHSMTMMECEGTGRYADQEHEHISSKYPFAEAYRVVKLEILVEKERVSEMVELIRKNGRTGYRGDGMVIVSPVEEVYKVRTDENGISAI